The window TGAAGCGCGACAAAAGCAAAAGCTTGAACAGTTTTTTAACTCGTCGGTAGAAGCACTGAATCCTATTTATGATGAAGTGATTCGATTAATATATAGAGAGGATATTCCGATGAAATGAGTATTCTAAACCATCAAGCGGATAAACTTTTATCACTCGTTGGATTTGCAATGAAAAGCCGCAATTTAATCAGTGGTGAATCACTTGTCGTTCAATCGATTCAAGCAAGTAAAGCGAAAGTGGTATTGCTTGCTATGGATGCAAGTAAGAACACAGAAAAGAAAATCACTGATAAATGTCAGTATTATAATGTACCAATTATAAAAAAATTCAATAGAACAACTTTGGGACATGCAATAGGTAAAGACGAACGTGTCGTTATCGCAATAACAGATGATGGATTTGCGAAATCTATGATGGAGCGTGCTCAACTTATGGAATAAAGAGGAGTGGGATTATGTCGAAATTAAGAATTTATGAATATGCTAAACAACAAAATAAGAAATCCAAAGAAATTATGGAAATTTTGCGCGAACAAGGTCTAGATGTTTCAAGTCATATGCAAACATTGGAAGACGAATATATTACAATGTTAAATGAACAGCTTGGACTTACAAATGCAGAGTCATCTAATACAGATCAGCAAAAATCATCTACAGAAAATGTAGAAACTTCAACGGAAGATGTCGTTGTAAAAACAGATGACACAACGGATGATGAAGAAATCCAAAAG of the Abyssicoccus albus genome contains:
- a CDS encoding YlxQ family RNA-binding protein, with the protein product MSILNHQADKLLSLVGFAMKSRNLISGESLVVQSIQASKAKVVLLAMDASKNTEKKITDKCQYYNVPIIKKFNRTTLGHAIGKDERVVIAITDDGFAKSMMERAQLME